The DNA region GAGCGAATGGCGTGGCGAATACTTCGACATCTATGGAAATATCGATATTGAACCAACCGAGGTTGAGGAATTGCCGGACAATCCTCTGTGTCATTGCACATCGCTTGCGCCCACCATATCTCATGGGCAGTGTCGGCTTCGTTACTGCATAGACCGCGAGACCAGAACGCGGATATCGCTCTATGATGCCAGCGGTCGGCGTATCTATCCTTTGTTGGATGCGCTGCAAAAACCGGGGGAGTATGACATTGATATTCCCACACATTCCCTGGCGATTGGCGTCTACTTCATCCACATCAAAACCGACGCGGGCGTTGCTGCCAGGAAACTGACGATCATAAAATAACATATGATGGAAATGGGAAACCAGCCTTAACGACCAGAAAATCTATCTTATCGCGCCAATACCAATCTGCTGGTTCCGGATCCGTAATCGGCTGTGAGTTTAACGAAATAGACGCCGGCGGGGACCGAACGGCCATTCTGGTCTGTGCCAGACCAGATGACCGCCGACCGTAGACCGTAATCCGTAGACCGCGAGGACACATCGAAGGATTTCACTATTTGACCTGATACATTATAAATCAACAATTTTGCCATTTGCGGATTACCGACTACGGCATACGTTATTTGCACGGTTCCTTTGGAAGGATTGGGCTTGATGCTGATGTAGTGGGTTTCTTTGCACTTGTTCACCGGTTTATTTTCTGAAACCGCGACGAGATCGTTGTTGATCATGACGATATCGCCACCGCGGCCCATGGCGTTGCCGTGGATGTGCTTGCCACATGCCGTCGCATAAAGGCCGTCGTTGCCGATATCGACGGAAAACATCGATCC from bacterium includes:
- a CDS encoding T9SS type A sorting domain-containing protein — translated: MVTWEAEYHDASFYRYQPTLINSPEHYLVVWSEWRGEYFDIYGNIDIEPTEVEELPDNPLCHCTSLAPTISHGQCRLRYCIDRETRTRISLYDASGRRIYPLLDALQKPGEYDIDIPTHSLAIGVYFIHIKTDAGVAARKLTIIK